A window from Drosophila miranda strain MSH22 chromosome Y unlocalized genomic scaffold, D.miranda_PacBio2.1 Contig_Y2_pilon, whole genome shotgun sequence encodes these proteins:
- the LOC117192226 gene encoding nuclear pore complex protein Nup133-like codes for MLIEMNTGSDKDPLLVGMCCERNSPEGETVVAVLSYRSIQRWSLSNKGNTEHLLHEDEEVVRRIREEFKQKFWNLRTPADNVEIELHLLDFHIVDDKAYILAGAVNAAHAPQMCYAVGKY; via the exons ATGCTTATTGAAATGAACACGGGCAGCGACAAGGATCCG CTCTTGGTTGGCATGTGCTGCGAGAGAAATTCTCCTGAAGGTGAAACCGTGGTGGCTGTGCTCTCGTATCGTTCGATCCAGCGCTGGAGTTTGTCAAACAAAGGGAATACAGAACATTTACTCCACGAGGATGAAGAGGTGGTGCGCCGGATTCGCGAAGAGTTTAAGCAAAAGTTCTGGAATCTCCGTACTCCCGCGGACAATGTGGAAATCGAGTTGCATCTGCTGGACTTTCATATCGTAGATGACAAGGCTTACATATTGGCTGGAGCTGTTAACGCTGCCCACGCTCCACAGATGTGCTATGCCGTTGGTAAGTATTGA